One genomic region from Thermoleptolyngbya sichuanensis A183 encodes:
- a CDS encoding phosphodiester glycosidase family protein, with amino-acid sequence MNNSPLTHKLSRRSLLLGSAALGAAYGVSRRAIAQPAAAVDTQRRSLQGVAFHLTTVDLSQPETLVTLGLANDAPQANTPQRSYGDEPFPQIVRRMQAAVVANGTFFNTAAPHRDVMGNMVGAGRLLRYFAWETRGTTLSLRQNQRPEMLTPNLENRPRAWGEYWFSLTCGPRLVTDGQVSVTAERVRAEGFTTAHLVNPQTAAGRSAIGFSQDSRTLLMVACIDAVSLRRAAEILRELGAYQAMNLDGGASVALAARGTIVYPAGRNLTNVIAVYDARTPAPPALQTAWTQFQQGHLRPQVP; translated from the coding sequence ATGAACAACTCACCTCTCACTCACAAACTCTCAAGACGCTCGCTCCTGCTGGGTAGCGCGGCCCTGGGCGCGGCCTATGGCGTGTCTCGCAGGGCGATCGCCCAACCCGCCGCCGCAGTAGACACCCAGCGGCGATCGCTCCAGGGCGTTGCCTTTCACCTGACCACCGTAGACCTGTCGCAGCCAGAAACCCTGGTCACCCTTGGGCTGGCCAACGACGCGCCCCAGGCCAACACGCCCCAGCGCTCCTATGGCGACGAGCCGTTCCCGCAAATCGTCCGGCGAATGCAGGCGGCTGTGGTGGCAAATGGCACATTTTTCAATACCGCTGCGCCTCATCGGGATGTAATGGGAAATATGGTAGGAGCAGGGCGATTGCTGCGCTATTTTGCCTGGGAAACGCGGGGCACGACCCTCAGCCTGCGCCAAAACCAGCGGCCAGAGATGCTCACGCCCAATCTGGAAAACCGGCCGCGGGCGTGGGGCGAATACTGGTTTTCCCTCACCTGTGGGCCCCGGCTGGTGACGGATGGGCAGGTATCGGTGACGGCGGAGCGGGTGCGGGCCGAAGGCTTTACCACCGCCCATCTGGTCAATCCCCAGACGGCCGCTGGGCGGTCTGCCATTGGGTTTTCCCAAGACAGTCGGACACTGCTGATGGTGGCGTGTATCGATGCAGTCTCCCTGCGTCGCGCTGCCGAAATCCTGCGAGAGTTGGGCGCATACCAGGCGATGAACCTAGACGGTGGAGCGTCTGTGGCGCTGGCAGCGCGGGGCACAATTGTCTATCCTGCCGGACGCAACCTGACGAATGTGATCGCGGTCTACGATGCCCGCACCCCTGCTCCCCCGGCGCTCCAAACCGCCTGGACTCAGTTTCAGCAGGGACACCTCCGCCCCCAAGTCCCCTAA
- a CDS encoding DUF1156 domain-containing protein, with amino-acid sequence MPHRKKLIEVALPLEAINLESAREKSIRHGHPSTLHLWWARRPLAACRAVLWASLVDDPGSWPDKFPSEADQMRERQRLFNILGRIETETDKKGNTKQVVRGLVSWDDVNDPNSGVLEAAQREIARCLAWERGEEPPTKPDAVRAYIVKYAPPAYDPFSGGGSIPLEAQRLGLEAHASDLNPVAVLINKALIEIPPKFKDKSPVNPEDRAKKSISSWRGAQGLAADVRFYGAWMRERAFEQIGYLYPKVRIGNHGGTEDTEKENLRDLCASVVNRNHGDTEGTEATVIAWLWARTVTCPNPACGCAMPLVRSFQLSTKKGKEAWVEPIVEDRNHGDTVVNKNHGDTEDTENLRDLCASVVNKNHGDTVVNKNHGDTEDTENLRDLCASVVNKNHGDTVVNKNHGDTEDTENLRDLCASVVPKIRFIVKSGQGKAPEDTVDRKGARCIACETPVPLEYVRQEGRAGRMGQQMMAIVAEGKSGRVYLSPDEYHVEVANSAQPTWKPEAELPDNTRDIRPQIYGLPTYGDLFTPRQLVALTTFSNLVGEARERATQDAIAAGLPDDDVPLNDGGTGARAYGEAIGTYLAFAVDKASDYWSGLCSWHSSGEKMRNTFGRQAIPMVWDYAECCPFSESTGNWMACIDWVWKVVEKSSSFTNGHATQHDATAPHPHDPTPKLISTDPPYYDNISYADLADFFYVWLRRSLSSIYPTICSTLLVPKAQELVATPYRFDGSKQKAQAFFEAGLGKAFNRMHEISHADYPLTVYYAFKQAETDQKGKSDESIASTGWETMLEGLIKADFTIDGTWPMRSELSNRMVASGTNALASSIVLVCRPRPADAPKITRRQFLSELKRELPAALKLLQQGNIAPVDLAQASIGPGMMVYSRYGAILESDGSPMPVRTALQLINQYLDEYLTEQEGEFDNDTRWALTWFEQHQFHPGDYGTAETLSKARNTSVSGMVEAGILEAKAGKVQLLKREDLPPGWNPATDQRMPHWEMMQHLIRALTNEGEQGAATLLATLSATQGDAVAVCRDLAYRLYSLCDRKGWSQEAVAYNSLVVAWPEISRLASALQASDSVQTRLL; translated from the coding sequence ATGCCCCATCGCAAAAAACTGATCGAAGTCGCTTTGCCCCTAGAAGCCATCAACCTCGAATCGGCCCGTGAGAAATCGATCCGCCACGGGCACCCCAGCACCCTGCATCTCTGGTGGGCACGCCGTCCCCTGGCCGCCTGTCGTGCCGTCCTATGGGCTTCGCTCGTGGATGATCCGGGTAGCTGGCCCGACAAATTCCCCAGCGAGGCAGACCAGATGCGGGAACGGCAGCGGCTATTCAATATTTTGGGACGGATTGAGACGGAAACGGATAAGAAGGGCAACACGAAGCAAGTGGTGCGGGGGTTGGTGTCGTGGGATGACGTGAATGATCCCAACTCTGGGGTGCTGGAGGCGGCTCAACGGGAGATTGCCCGGTGCTTGGCTTGGGAACGGGGTGAGGAACCGCCAACAAAACCCGATGCGGTCAGAGCCTACATTGTGAAGTATGCACCCCCTGCCTATGACCCGTTTTCGGGGGGTGGATCAATTCCGTTGGAAGCACAGCGCTTGGGGCTGGAGGCTCACGCCAGTGATTTGAACCCAGTGGCGGTGTTGATCAATAAGGCGTTGATTGAGATTCCGCCGAAGTTTAAGGATAAATCCCCGGTCAATCCTGAAGATCGCGCTAAGAAAAGTATTTCATCGTGGCGGGGGGCGCAGGGGTTGGCGGCGGATGTGCGGTTTTATGGGGCCTGGATGCGGGAGCGGGCGTTTGAGCAGATTGGGTATCTTTACCCGAAGGTGAGGATTGGGAACCACGGAGGCACGGAGGACACAGAGAAAGAAAACCTCCGTGATCTCTGTGCCTCTGTGGTGAATAGAAACCACGGAGACACGGAGGGCACAGAGGCGACGGTGATTGCATGGCTGTGGGCGCGGACGGTGACCTGTCCCAACCCGGCCTGTGGGTGTGCGATGCCGCTGGTGCGATCGTTTCAGCTTTCGACGAAGAAGGGGAAGGAGGCTTGGGTAGAGCCGATCGTGGAGGATAGGAACCACGGAGACACTGTGGTGAATAAAAACCACGGAGACACGGAGGACACAGAGAATCTCCGTGATCTCTGTGCCTCTGTGGTGAATAAAAACCACGGAGACACTGTGGTGAATAAAAACCACGGAGACACGGAGGACACAGAGAATCTCCGTGATCTCTGTGCCTCTGTGGTGAATAAAAACCACGGAGACACTGTGGTGAATAAAAACCACGGAGACACGGAGGACACAGAGAATCTCCGTGATCTCTGTGCCTCTGTGGTTCCCAAAATCCGGTTCATCGTCAAATCAGGCCAGGGCAAAGCCCCAGAAGACACGGTAGATCGCAAAGGGGCACGCTGCATCGCCTGCGAAACGCCTGTGCCGCTGGAGTATGTGCGCCAGGAAGGCCGCGCCGGACGCATGGGGCAGCAAATGATGGCGATCGTTGCTGAGGGTAAATCGGGCAGGGTTTATCTTTCGCCTGATGAGTACCATGTGGAAGTTGCCAATTCAGCACAGCCAACTTGGAAGCCAGAGGCAGAACTTCCTGATAATACTCGTGATATTCGCCCTCAAATTTATGGGTTGCCAACCTATGGCGACCTCTTTACCCCCCGGCAACTGGTCGCCCTGACCACCTTCAGCAATTTGGTGGGGGAAGCACGGGAACGGGCGACTCAGGATGCGATCGCCGCTGGCTTACCGGATGATGATGTGCCGTTGAATGATGGCGGTACCGGGGCGAGAGCCTATGGAGAGGCGATCGGGACTTATTTGGCGTTTGCTGTCGATAAAGCTAGTGATTATTGGTCAGGGCTTTGTAGCTGGCATTCTTCAGGCGAAAAAATGAGAAATACTTTTGGTCGCCAAGCTATTCCAATGGTCTGGGATTATGCCGAGTGCTGTCCTTTCAGTGAATCAACTGGCAATTGGATGGCGTGTATTGATTGGGTTTGGAAAGTAGTTGAAAAATCTTCTAGCTTCACTAACGGACACGCTACCCAACACGACGCAACTGCCCCCCACCCCCACGACCCCACCCCCAAACTCATCTCCACCGACCCGCCCTATTACGACAACATCAGTTACGCAGACCTAGCAGATTTTTTCTATGTCTGGCTGCGGCGCTCCCTCAGTTCCATTTATCCCACCATTTGCAGCACGCTCCTAGTCCCTAAAGCTCAAGAACTCGTCGCTACCCCCTATCGCTTTGATGGCAGCAAACAAAAAGCTCAAGCATTCTTTGAAGCAGGACTCGGCAAAGCCTTCAATCGAATGCACGAAATCTCCCATGCGGATTATCCGCTAACGGTTTACTACGCCTTCAAGCAAGCAGAAACAGATCAAAAAGGCAAAAGCGATGAATCCATTGCTTCTACCGGATGGGAAACGATGCTAGAAGGCTTGATCAAAGCCGATTTCACCATTGATGGCACCTGGCCCATGCGGAGCGAACTCAGTAACCGCATGGTCGCATCCGGCACTAACGCCCTCGCATCATCCATCGTCCTCGTCTGTCGCCCCCGCCCCGCCGATGCGCCCAAAATCACCCGTCGCCAATTCCTCAGCGAACTCAAACGCGAACTGCCAGCGGCGCTTAAACTCTTGCAGCAGGGCAACATCGCCCCTGTAGACCTCGCCCAAGCTAGCATTGGCCCTGGCATGATGGTCTATTCTCGCTATGGGGCAATCTTGGAAAGCGATGGCTCCCCGATGCCCGTCCGCACTGCCCTGCAATTAATTAACCAATACCTCGACGAATACCTCACTGAACAAGAAGGCGAATTTGACAACGACACCCGCTGGGCCCTCACCTGGTTTGAGCAACACCAGTTTCACCCCGGCGACTATGGCACCGCCGAAACCCTCAGCAAAGCCCGCAATACCAGTGTGAGTGGCATGGTGGAGGCGGGCATTCTAGAAGCGAAGGCGGGCAAGGTGCAGCTGCTCAAACGCGAAGACTTGCCCCCCGGCTGGAACCCCGCCACCGATCAGCGAATGCCCCATTGGGAGATGATGCAACACCTGATTCGGGCACTGACCAACGAGGGAGAACAGGGTGCAGCGACGCTGTTGGCAACACTCTCCGCCACCCAGGGCGATGCGGTGGCCGTGTGTCGCGACCTGGCCTATCGGCTCTATAGCCTGTGCGATCGCAAGGGCTGGAGCCAAGAAGCCGTCGCCTACAATAGTCTCGTGGTTGCCTGGCCCGAAATCAGCCGCCTCGCCTCAGCCCTACAGGCGAGCGACTCCGTGCAAACGCGGCTGCTGTAG
- a CDS encoding Swt1 family HEPN domain-containing protein — MAISNHERVGRALSLLREGLYPFVEREMKAIHGDRWPLAASACLPESYGRSKSAQDILRDDVSALLIVMWEKWNDVFRQTLGKTERTLVSELRETRNEWAHNSSFSTDDAYRALDSVTRLLTAIAAPEAAEVEKQKQELLRIRFEEQARRETRRITGAPTEGQPQAGLKPWREIVTPHPDVASGQFQQAEFAADLWQVYLDEGSDEYRDPTEFYRRTFLTDGLQQLLKNALLRLSGKGGDPVIELQTNFGGGKTHAMLALYHLCQALRVSNLPGMEPVFQAAGIDALPQNVSVAVLVGNKLQPSGIAPYGPGASKRPVIKTLWGELAWQLGGAEAYEIIRSADETSTNPGDALKTLFNQYSPCLILIDEWVSYARQLHETSDLAGGSFDTQFTFAQTLSESAKNAKDTLLVVSIPSSDIEIGGDRGKEALDRLKNAIGRVESPWRPASAEESFEIVRRRLFQPISDPGLYVQRDAVVKACMDLYRSQSQEFPSECKESDYERRLKAAYPIHPELFDRLYGDWSTLDKFQRTRGVLRLMAKVIHSLWERHDQSLIILPAHIPMDDLQVQSELTRYLDDHWQPVIDKDVDGANSLPLALDRQFPNLGRYSACRRVARTIYMGSAPTLRAANRGIDDRRIKLGCVQPGETPAVFGDALRYLTDRATYLYVDESKRYWISTQPNINRTALERAEQLLGDRDPVWAEIIQRLKADRNRGEFSAVHVAPDSTADIPDDPDQGVRLVVLHPQHPHSKSSPDSPARQWVEDALAHRGSGPRYYKNTLLFLAPDKAKIETLERSTAQYLAWNAIVQEKESLNLDPAQTRQAESKLSQAKEAVAVSLRETYQWLLVPHQPEAQGPIEWKEARLQGQDFPILQASRKAVSEQDLLTTYAPTNLRLEALDPFLWREANHIDLKRLWNYLTQYLYLPRLKDASVLLEAVRNGVASTAWADSFAYAEGFDETKGKYLGLSIATGITPSISPQSLLVKPEIAQKQLDEAHPKPDPKPTDIPPGPGVIHPTPKPDLEPTPTPLKRSRFYGSVQLDPLRINRDTSAIADEVIRHLAALNGAQVKITLEVEATFPEGATDEATRTVTENCRTLKFTSYEFEAE; from the coding sequence ATGGCCATTAGCAATCACGAACGAGTAGGTCGTGCCCTGAGTCTGCTCCGGGAGGGCTTGTATCCCTTTGTGGAACGAGAGATGAAAGCCATTCATGGCGATCGCTGGCCTCTGGCGGCTTCGGCCTGTCTTCCCGAAAGCTACGGGAGATCCAAGAGTGCCCAAGACATCCTCAGGGACGACGTTTCTGCGCTGCTGATCGTCATGTGGGAAAAGTGGAATGACGTTTTTAGGCAAACGCTGGGGAAAACAGAACGCACGCTCGTGAGTGAGTTGCGCGAAACCCGTAACGAATGGGCGCACAACAGCAGCTTTTCGACCGATGATGCCTACCGCGCTCTTGATAGCGTCACTCGTCTATTGACGGCGATCGCCGCTCCTGAAGCGGCCGAAGTCGAAAAACAAAAGCAAGAACTCCTCCGCATCCGCTTTGAAGAACAGGCCCGCCGCGAAACCCGTCGCATTACAGGAGCACCGACAGAAGGCCAGCCCCAAGCAGGACTTAAGCCCTGGCGCGAAATCGTCACCCCCCACCCCGATGTGGCCTCAGGGCAGTTCCAACAAGCCGAATTTGCCGCCGACCTGTGGCAGGTATATCTCGACGAAGGCTCCGACGAATACCGCGACCCCACAGAGTTCTATCGCCGCACCTTCCTGACGGATGGGTTGCAGCAATTGCTCAAAAATGCGCTGCTACGCCTCAGCGGAAAAGGGGGCGACCCAGTGATTGAGCTACAGACCAACTTCGGTGGGGGCAAAACCCACGCCATGCTCGCCCTCTACCACCTGTGCCAAGCACTGCGAGTCAGCAACCTGCCGGGGATGGAACCCGTTTTTCAGGCGGCGGGCATCGATGCGCTTCCCCAAAATGTGAGCGTGGCCGTGTTGGTGGGCAACAAGCTCCAGCCTAGTGGCATCGCACCTTACGGGCCTGGCGCGTCCAAGCGGCCGGTCATCAAAACCCTGTGGGGGGAATTGGCCTGGCAATTAGGGGGAGCCGAAGCCTATGAAATCATTCGCTCTGCCGACGAAACCTCAACGAATCCAGGCGATGCGCTGAAGACCCTGTTCAACCAATATTCGCCCTGCTTAATTCTGATCGACGAATGGGTGTCCTATGCCCGCCAGTTGCACGAAACCAGCGACCTAGCCGGCGGCAGCTTTGATACGCAGTTTACCTTTGCCCAAACCCTGAGCGAATCGGCTAAGAATGCCAAAGACACGCTGCTGGTGGTTAGTATTCCATCGTCGGATATCGAAATTGGGGGCGATCGCGGCAAAGAAGCCCTCGATCGGCTCAAAAATGCGATTGGTCGGGTGGAGTCGCCTTGGCGGCCTGCAAGTGCCGAAGAGAGTTTTGAAATTGTGCGCCGACGCTTGTTTCAACCCATCAGCGACCCTGGCCTCTATGTACAACGAGATGCTGTGGTCAAAGCCTGCATGGACCTGTATCGCAGCCAGAGCCAAGAGTTTCCTAGCGAATGCAAAGAATCGGATTATGAACGTCGCCTAAAAGCCGCCTATCCTATCCACCCCGAACTGTTCGATCGCCTCTATGGAGACTGGTCTACCCTCGACAAATTCCAGCGCACCCGTGGCGTGCTGCGCCTGATGGCTAAGGTCATCCACTCCCTCTGGGAACGCCATGACCAGAGCCTCATCATCCTGCCGGCCCACATCCCGATGGATGATCTACAAGTGCAGTCGGAACTGACGCGCTATCTCGATGACCACTGGCAGCCCGTCATCGATAAAGATGTAGACGGGGCCAACTCCTTGCCCCTTGCCCTCGATCGCCAGTTTCCCAACCTGGGCCGCTATTCTGCCTGTCGCCGCGTAGCCCGCACCATCTATATGGGGTCTGCACCTACCCTGCGAGCAGCCAACCGAGGCATTGACGATCGCCGCATTAAGCTAGGCTGCGTGCAACCGGGTGAAACTCCAGCCGTGTTTGGCGATGCCCTCCGCTACCTCACCGACCGCGCCACCTACCTGTATGTTGATGAGAGCAAGCGCTACTGGATTTCCACCCAGCCCAATATCAATCGCACGGCGCTAGAGCGGGCAGAGCAATTGTTGGGCGATCGCGATCCGGTTTGGGCAGAAATCATCCAGCGCCTCAAAGCAGACAGAAATCGCGGCGAATTTAGCGCAGTCCACGTCGCCCCCGACTCCACCGCCGACATCCCCGACGACCCAGACCAAGGCGTGCGGTTGGTGGTGTTGCATCCTCAGCATCCCCACAGCAAAAGCAGCCCCGATAGCCCCGCCCGTCAGTGGGTCGAAGATGCCCTAGCGCATCGGGGCAGCGGCCCTCGGTATTACAAAAACACCCTCCTCTTTCTCGCTCCCGACAAGGCTAAGATTGAAACCCTAGAACGAAGCACGGCCCAATACCTTGCTTGGAACGCCATCGTACAGGAAAAAGAGTCCCTCAACCTCGACCCTGCCCAAACCAGACAAGCTGAATCGAAACTAAGCCAAGCCAAAGAAGCCGTTGCCGTCAGTTTGCGAGAAACCTATCAATGGCTCTTAGTGCCCCATCAGCCAGAGGCCCAAGGCCCAATCGAATGGAAAGAAGCTCGGCTACAGGGCCAAGACTTTCCAATTTTGCAGGCCAGCCGCAAAGCGGTCAGCGAACAAGACTTGCTGACAACCTATGCGCCCACCAATCTGCGGCTCGAGGCGTTAGACCCCTTCCTTTGGCGCGAGGCCAATCACATCGATCTGAAGCGCCTCTGGAACTATTTGACCCAATACCTATACCTGCCGCGCCTAAAAGATGCGTCTGTCTTGTTAGAAGCCGTTCGCAACGGTGTCGCCTCGACTGCTTGGGCAGATAGTTTTGCCTACGCTGAAGGATTCGACGAAACCAAGGGTAAATATCTCGGGCTGAGCATTGCCACAGGCATCACCCCCAGCATTAGCCCCCAAAGCTTACTCGTGAAGCCAGAGATTGCCCAAAAACAGTTGGATGAGGCACACCCCAAACCTGACCCAAAACCCACTGACATCCCTCCTGGGCCAGGTGTAATACACCCAACGCCCAAACCCGACCTAGAACCCACCCCAACTCCTCTCAAGAGGAGCAGGTTTTACGGAAGTGTGCAGCTTGACCCCTTACGGATCAATCGAGATACCTCAGCGATCGCCGATGAAGTCATTCGCCATCTGGCCGCTTTGAATGGAGCGCAGGTGAAAATTACGCTCGAAGTGGAAGCGACTTTTCCAGAAGGAGCCACAGATGAAGCGACCCGCACGGTTACGGAAAATTGTCGCACGCTGAAGTTTACCAGCTATGAGTTTGAAGCAGAGTAG
- a CDS encoding type II toxin-antitoxin system VapC family toxin produces MIALDTHIWIWCVQKDSRLNQQHEQWLQQYRSEGLGVSIFSCWEVAKLVEKQRLVLPETIDRWMEMALAYPGVRLLGLTLPIVVKATQLEGFHNDPADQIIVATAQVHACPLLTVDTKIVNYPHVQILTEF; encoded by the coding sequence GTGATTGCGCTAGACACACACATCTGGATTTGGTGTGTGCAAAAAGATAGCAGGCTGAACCAGCAACACGAACAGTGGCTCCAGCAATATCGATCGGAGGGGCTAGGGGTAAGTATCTTTAGTTGCTGGGAAGTTGCGAAGCTGGTTGAGAAACAGCGATTAGTTTTGCCAGAAACGATTGATCGATGGATGGAGATGGCATTGGCCTATCCTGGAGTACGATTGCTGGGGTTGACGTTACCGATTGTGGTGAAAGCGACCCAACTAGAAGGATTTCACAATGATCCAGCGGATCAAATCATTGTGGCAACCGCCCAAGTCCATGCCTGTCCACTGCTCACAGTTGACACCAAAATCGTCAATTATCCCCATGTTCAAATTCTGACAGAGTTTTGA
- a CDS encoding trypsin-like serine peptidase: protein MKTASRPLLALASLACTLLAATILSARAQTVAPEPVQTAQAQTERTSNNRNLAQKVADFGLVPNPQPLIPQGLRRSANPSEDSRGIMGRDDRRLMTSRAYPWSAIGRLQSPVGQNQVSICTGSLIAPDVVLTNAHCVVDERTNQVRQNITFAPNLIDGAVVRPEDVAQVVDVIYGTDFRDGNAAPHPNDWAFAKLDRPIGTIYGTLAWTSLPLSQLVNRPYSGQLTLAGYSGDFPADNPGRTAGVHVGCSILGEVEGNIIHDCDTTGGASGSPILAQVNGQFRIVALHSGGRTRTYEDGPGQRVREGVVNYGVKIDPIVAFIRQFAR, encoded by the coding sequence ATGAAAACTGCTTCCCGCCCCCTGCTTGCCCTCGCCAGCCTCGCCTGCACCCTGCTAGCCGCCACCATCCTCTCGGCCCGCGCCCAAACGGTCGCCCCTGAGCCAGTCCAAACCGCGCAAGCCCAGACCGAGCGCACCTCAAACAATCGCAACTTGGCTCAAAAGGTGGCTGATTTTGGCCTAGTGCCCAACCCCCAGCCCTTGATTCCGCAGGGATTGCGCCGGTCTGCGAACCCCAGTGAGGATAGTCGAGGGATCATGGGTCGAGACGATCGCCGTCTCATGACCAGTCGGGCCTATCCCTGGTCGGCCATTGGTCGGCTGCAAAGCCCCGTTGGGCAGAACCAAGTATCCATCTGCACAGGCAGCTTGATTGCGCCAGACGTGGTGCTAACGAATGCCCATTGCGTTGTAGATGAGCGCACCAACCAGGTGAGGCAAAACATCACCTTTGCCCCCAACCTGATTGACGGAGCAGTGGTTCGCCCTGAGGATGTGGCGCAGGTGGTGGACGTAATCTATGGCACGGATTTCCGCGACGGCAACGCCGCACCCCACCCCAACGACTGGGCCTTTGCCAAGCTCGATCGCCCGATTGGAACGATCTATGGCACCCTCGCCTGGACTTCGCTGCCGCTGAGCCAGCTTGTGAATAGACCCTACAGCGGACAACTGACCCTGGCAGGCTATTCGGGTGACTTTCCTGCGGATAATCCTGGCCGCACTGCGGGGGTGCATGTAGGATGCAGCATCCTGGGCGAGGTGGAAGGCAACATCATTCACGACTGCGACACCACGGGCGGTGCATCGGGCAGCCCCATCTTGGCTCAGGTTAACGGCCAGTTTCGCATTGTGGCGCTGCATTCTGGCGGCCGCACTCGCACCTATGAAGATGGCCCCGGTCAGCGTGTCCGTGAGGGCGTGGTGAACTACGGGGTCAAAATCGACCCGATTGTGGCCTTTATCCGCCAGTTTGCACGATAG
- a CDS encoding Uma2 family endonuclease: protein MVSLTLPLVLETTEVHLTDEQFYQLCRSNPDLAIERSAKGALIVMTPVGGEGGSYEMELGADLTLWNRQTKMGKTFSSSTLFKLPIGGGGEASASSFRSPDAAWVELSRWQALTPEQRRKFPPIAPDFVIELRSPSDDLELLQAKMQEYMDAGVRLGWMLNPQEQQVEIYRQGQPKEVRELPTELSGEDVLPGFVLPVSRFED from the coding sequence ATGGTTTCACTGACGTTGCCCCTGGTGCTGGAGACGACCGAGGTTCATCTTACCGATGAGCAGTTTTATCAGCTTTGCCGCAGTAACCCCGACCTGGCTATTGAACGAAGTGCCAAAGGAGCTTTGATTGTTATGACTCCTGTGGGGGGAGAGGGCGGCAGCTATGAGATGGAATTGGGAGCAGATTTGACCCTGTGGAATCGACAAACCAAAATGGGCAAAACCTTCAGTTCCTCTACCTTGTTTAAGCTGCCGATTGGCGGTGGGGGCGAAGCCAGCGCATCCAGCTTTCGCTCTCCAGATGCCGCATGGGTGGAGTTATCCCGCTGGCAGGCGCTGACCCCAGAACAGCGGCGGAAATTTCCCCCCATTGCCCCTGACTTTGTGATTGAACTGCGCTCTCCCAGCGATGACCTGGAACTGTTGCAGGCAAAGATGCAGGAATACATGGATGCCGGGGTTCGATTGGGCTGGATGCTGAACCCGCAGGAACAACAGGTGGAGATTTACCGCCAGGGGCAGCCCAAAGAGGTGCGCGAATTGCCCACAGAACTCTCTGGCGAAGACGTGCTGCCTGGATTCGTGTTGCCAGTATCCCGCTTTGAAGATTGA
- a CDS encoding CHAT domain-containing protein, whose translation MIASLWQVNDGATSELMQEFYETLAQGTEQEPMAIAQAMQQAQLQMLHGGTTHHASGSSSTAPIVPLEGISVDTRFAHSYYWSAFVIIGNGL comes from the coding sequence GTGATTGCGTCGCTGTGGCAGGTGAATGACGGCGCAACCAGCGAACTCATGCAGGAGTTCTACGAGACGCTGGCGCAGGGCACAGAACAGGAACCGATGGCGATCGCCCAGGCCATGCAGCAAGCCCAACTGCAAATGCTCCACGGCGGCACTACCCACCATGCCTCTGGTAGTTCCAGCACTGCGCCAATCGTGCCCCTAGAAGGCATCAGCGTAGACACCCGCTTCGCCCATTCCTACTACTGGTCAGCATTCGTAATCATCGGCAACGGACTGTAA